DNA sequence from the Corynebacterium freneyi genome:
TAGTCCCTACTTTCGTACCTGCTCGACCTGTCAGTCTCACAGTCAAGCTCCCTTGTGCACTTACACTCAACACCTGATTGCCAACCAGGCTGAGGGAACCTTTGGGCGCCTCCGTTACTCTTTGGGAGGCAACCGCCCCAGTTAAACTACCCACCAGGCACTGTCCCCAACCCGGATCACGGGCCAAGGTTAGATATCCAATACGATCAGAGTGGTATTTCAACAACGACTCCACCCCAACTGGCGTTGAGGTTTCACAGTCTCCCACCTATCCTACACAAACCGAACCGAACACCAATACCAAGCTATAGTGAAGGTCCCGGGGTCTTTTCGTCCTGCCGCGCGTAACGAGCATCTTTACTCGTACTGCAATTTCGCCGGGTCTGTGGTTGAGACAGCAGGGAAGTCGTTACGCCATTCGTGCAGGTCGGAACTTACCCGACAAGGAATTTCGCTACCTTAGGATGGTTATAGTTACCACCGCCGTTTACTGGGGCTTAAATTCTCCGCTTCGACCCACAAAGGATCTAACAGGTCCTCTTAACCTTCCAGCACCGGGCAGGCGTCAGTCCGTATACATCGACTTACCCGTCTTCGCACGGACCTGTGTTTTTAGTAAACAGTCGCTTCCCTCTATTCTCTGCGGCCACGCAACGCCGTCCGCCGCAACGGGCATAGACATCACGCGGCCCCCCTTCTCCCGAAGTTACGGGGGCATTTTGCCGAGTTCCTTAACCACAGTTCACCCGATCGCCTTAGTATTCTCTACCTGACCACCTGTGTCGGTTTGGGGTACGGGCCGCACAACCACTCGCTAGAGGCTTTTCTCGGCAGCATAGGATCACCAACTTCCCCACAACGGGTACGCATCACGTCTCACCACCAACGCAGCCCGGATTTACCTGGACTGCCGGCTACACGCTTACACCACCATCCATCAGGTGGCACGGCTACCTTCCTGCGTCACCCCATCACTTGGCTACTACCAGATCAGGTCCCCTGCATCCACAACCAGACACCACCCGAAGGTGATGAAAGGACGCTTCAGGAGGGTTAGTATCACTGATTCACCATGGGCGCGATTGCGCGGGTACGGGAATATCAACCCGTTGTCCATCGACTACGCCTGTCGGCCTCGCCTTAGGTCCCGACTCACCCTGGGAGGATTAACCTGGCCCAGGAACCCTTGGTCATCCGGCGGAGGAGGTTTCCACTCCTCATTCGCTACTCATGCCTGCATTCTCACTCGCGTCCACTCCACCACAGGTCACCCCGCAGCTTCACAGCCGAACACGACGCTCCCCTACCCAGCAACACAAAGTCACTGCCGCGGCTTCGGCGGTATGCTTGAGCCCCACTACATTGTCGGCGCAGGACCACTCGACCAGTGAGCTATTACGCACTCTTTCAAGGATGGCTGCTTCTAAGCCAACCTCCTGGTTGTCTTCGCGATCCCACATCCTTTTCCACTTAGCATACCCTTAGGGGCCTTAGCCGGCGATCTGGGCTGTTTCCCTCTCGACTACGAAGCTTATCCCCCGCAGTCTCACTGCCGTGCTCTCACCTCACCGGCATTCGGAGTTTGGCTGATGTCGCTAAGATGATAGTCCCGCTAAACCAACCAGTAGCTCTACCTCCAGGAGGAAACACACGACGCTGCACCTAAATGCATTTCGGGGAGAACCAGCTATCACGGAGTTTGATTGGCCTTTCACCCCTACCCACAACTCATCCCCTCAGTTTTCAACCTAAGTGGGTTCGCGCCTCCACAGAGTCTTACCTCTGCTTCACACTGGCCATGGGTAGATCACCCCGCTTCGGGTCCAGGACACGCCACTGACAACACACTAGTTAGTATTCGCTTTCGCTACGGCTACCCCACACGGGTTAACCTCGCGACGTGCCGCTGACTCGCAGGCTCATTCTTCAAAAGGCACGCCATCACCCCACAAAAGGAGGCTCTGACGGATTGTAAGCACACGGTTTCAGGTACTATTTCACTCCCCTCCCGGGGTACTTTTCACCATTCCCTCACGGTACTATCCGCTATCGGTCACAGAAGGTATTCAGGCTTACCGGGTGGTCCCGGCAGATTCACAGCAGATTCCACGAGCCCGCTGCTACTCGGGGACAAACGCAACCAACAGACCATGGCTTTCACGTACCGGGCTCTCACCGTCTACGGCAGGCGATTCCACGCACTTTCCGCTAACCACAACCAATGCTGGCGCACAGCTGGCAGACCATGCACACGTAAACCCCACAACACCACACACGCAACCCCTGCCAGGTATCACACGCATGCGGTTTAGCCTCATCCGCGTTCGCTCGCCACTACTAACGGAATCACAATTGTTTTCTCTTCCTACGGGTACTGAGATGTTTCACTTCCCCGCGTAACCACCAACCAGACTATGAATTCATCTGACGGCGACCGCCCACAACGACGGCCAGGTTTCCCCATTCGGACACCCTCGGATCAACGCTTAGTTGGCAGCTCCCCGAGGCATTTCGCAGCCTCTCACGTCCTTCATCGGCCTCCTGATGCCAAGGCATCCACCGTGTGCCCTTACAACACAACACACAAACGACCAAACAGAATAAACTGTTATGGAACAAATCTACAGAAAAATCAAGATGCTCGCGTCCACTATCCAGTTCTCACACAACACCACCAGAAACCCACACAACCACACAACTGCGGCCAGCAGGCAACCAGCGCCCCAAGGAAAACAAACCACCAACCCCACACACCAACCACCAGGTTGACGCACAAGGCAGCAGACGGTGTCTTCCCAGACACCCGACAGCGCACCGACATACCTTGCAAACACTTTGTGTCAAAGACGCACCATGCGGTACAAGCGTCCACCCAAAAACGCGACCCCACCAGCGTCCACAGGACAACCAGCACAAGGGCCGACTTAACAAAACAAACTCCTTAGAAAGGAGGTGATCCAGCCGCACCTTCCGGTACGGCTACCTTGTTACGACTTCGTCCCAATCACCGATCCCACCTTCGACAGCTCCCCCCACAAAGGGTTGGGCCACTGGCTTCGGGTGTTACCGACTTTCATGACGTGACGGGCGGTGTGTACAAGGCCCGGGAACGTATTCACCGCAGCGTTGCTGATCTGCGATTACTAGCGACTCCGACTTCACGGGGTCGAGTTGCAGACCCCGATCCGAACTGAGACCGGCTTTAAGGGATTAGCTCCACCTCACGGTATCGCAACCCACTGTACCGACCATTGTAGCATGTGTGAAGCCCTGGACATAAGGGGCATGATGATTTGACGTCATCCCCACCTTCCTCCGAGTTGACCCCGGCAGTTTCTCACGAGTCCCCACCATCACGTGCTGGCAACATAAGACAAGGGTTGCGCTCGTTGCGGGACTTAACCCAACATCTCACGACACGAGCTGACGACAACCATGCACCACCTGTATACGAGCCACAAGGGAAACCACATCTCTGCGGCGATCCCGTATATGTCAAGCCCAGGTAAGGTTCTTCGCGTTGCATCGAATTAATCCACATGCTCCGCCGCTTGTGCGGGCCCCCGTCAATTCCTTTGAGTTTTAGCCTTGCGGCCGTACTCCCCAGGCGGGGCGCTTAATGCGTTAGCTACGGCACAGAAGTCGTGGAAGACCCCTACACCTAGCGCCCACCGTTTACGGCATGGACTACCAGGGTATCTAATCCTGTTCGCTACCCATGCTTTCGCTCCTCAGCGTCAGTTACTGCCCAGAGACCCGCCTTCGCCACCGGTGTTCCTCCTGATATCTGCGCATTTCACCGCTACACCAGGAATTCCAGTCTCCCCTACAGTACTCAAGTTATGCCCGTATCGCCTGCACGCCCGGAGTTAAGCCCCGGAATTTCACAGACGACGCGACAAACCACCTACGAGCTCTTTACGCCCAGTAATTCCGGACAACGCTCGCACCCTACGTATTACCGCGGCTGCTGGCACGTAGTTAGCCGGTGCTTCTTCTCCATCTACCGTCAGAAAACCTTCGTCGATGGTGAAAGGAGTTTACAACCCGAAGGCCGTCATCCCCCACGCGGCGTCGCTGCATCAGGCTTCCGCCCATTGTGCAATATTCCCCACTGCTGCCTCCCGTAGGAGTCTGGGCCGTGTCTCAGTCCCAATGTGGCCGTCCACCCTCTCAGGCCGGCTACCCGTCGCCGCCTTGGTAGGCCATTACCCCACCAACAAGCTGATAGGCCGCGGGCCCATCCCACACCGAAAAAACTTTCCACCACATCCTCACGATGCGGTCCTATCCGGTATTAGACCCAGTTTCCCAGGCTTATCCCGAAGTGCGGGGCAGGTCACCCACGTGTTACTCACCCGTTCGCCACTCGTGTACCCCAGCAAGCTGGAGCCTTACCGTTCGACTTGCATGTGTTAAGCACGCCGCCAGCGTTCGTCCTGAGCCAGGATCAAACTCTCCACAAAAGCTATTTCAGTGAAAAGCTCAAAACCGGCAAAAACAAACGACAAACCAACCACACGGGCTGGCCTGGCATTCATATCCGAAAAAACAGTGCACCCACCCCGACAGGGTGAAGGAGCAGGCACACAAAAACAGGTTGAAAAGAAAGAGCAACCAGAAACTCCTGGCACTCACCAAATCAACACAAAATAAAGTACATCGGCACACTATCGAGTTCTCAAAAAACACACGCACACCCACAACAACCAGGCACACCCAGCGCCGCAAGCAGCAAGAGAAGAACTTACCACACCCGGAATCTGCCGCGCAAACGGCTCGAACCGGAATGTTTCTCGCTCTTCCCCCAGCCAGTGACCCGATCACCTTGCGGTGTCGGTCGCGCTGACCACCAGAACATTACACACGCCGCGCCGAACAAAGCAAAACGCCAGGTCACTCCGCAGTTCAGCGCTACCGCACGCGCTCGATGTCGGCGCCGAGCGAATTGAGCGTCTCCACGAACGTCGGGTAGCCGCGATCGATGTGATAGACGTCGTGGACCTCCGTGACGTCGCCGGGCTCGGTGCACAATCCCGCCAGCACCAATCCGGCGCCGGCGCGAATGTCCGACGACCACACGGGAGCCGAACTCAGACGCTCCTTGCCGCGGATCATCACGTGGTGGCCGTCGACGGTCGCGTCGGTGCCCAGGCGAATCATCTCGTCGACGAACCGGAAACGGGACTCGAAGACGTTCTCGGTGAGCACGCTGACGCCCTCGCTCACCGCCGCCAACGCAATGGCCATGGGCTGCAGGTCCGTGGGGAACCCCGGGAACGGCAGGGTCTGGTAATTCACGGCCTTCGCCCGGCCCTCCATGCGCACGCGGAATCCCGACCCGTAGGTCTCCACCTGCGCCCCGGCGTTCTTCAACTTCTCCAGGGCCAGATGCAGGTGAGCCGGGCTGATGCCGCCGACGGTGACGTCGCCGCCGGTCATCGCCGCCGCGTACGCCCACGTGCCGGCGACGATGCGGTCGCCGACGACCTCATGCTGCGTCGGGGTCAGCTTCTCCACCCCATCGACGGTGATGGTGTTCGAACCGGCGCCCTGGATGCGGGCGCCCATGGCCACGAGCATGTCGCACAGGTCGACGATCTCCGGCTCTCGCGCCGCGTTGTCCAGCACCGTGCGCCCCTTCGCGAGCACGGCGGCGGTGAGGATGTTCTCCGTGGCACCGACCGACGGGAAGTCCAACGAAATGTGCCCGCCGGTGAGCCCATCGGCCTCGGCCACGACGCACCCGTGGTTGATGTACGTCCGGGCGCCGAGCTTCTCCAGACCCGACTGATGCATGTCCAACGGCCGCGAACCGATGGCGTCACCGCCGGGCAGGGCGACGATGGCCTTGCGGCACCGCGCGGTCAGCGGGCCGAGCACGCACACAGACGCGCGGAACTGGCGCACCGCGTCGAAGTCCGCCTGCGGCGACAGCTCGGCTGGAGTGTCGATGCGCACGACGTCGCCCTCGCGCTCGACGGTGCACCCGAGCCCCTCGAGGACCTTCTGCATGAGCGGCACGTCGTCGATGGCCGGGCAGTTTGTCAGCACCGTGGTGCCCTCCGCCAACAGCGCCGCACCCATCAACTTGAGCACGGAGTTCTTCGCGCCGGACACGCGGACCTGTCCGCTCAGCCGCGCGCCGCCCTTGACCAGGAATCGTTCATTCGCCACGGCCCCCACGAAACCACACTTTCGCCGTCGCCGCCGCGACTTCCCCCGCGGCCGCCGCTCCTTCCCCCACCACCGCCGCAAGCGCCGCCTAGAGTGGGGCCATGTCCGTTCACCTGACCCGCATTTACACCCGCACGGGCGACGACGGCACCACGGGCCTGTCCGATTTCAGCCGCGTCCCCAAAGACGACCCGCGCCTGGAGGCGTACGCCGATTGCGACGAAGCCAACGCGGCCATCGGCCAGGTCCTGGCGCTCGGCGAACCGTCCGAGGACATCGCCGCGGTGCTGCGCCACATCCAAAACGACCTTTTCGACGCCGGCGCCGACTTGGCCACCCCGATCGAAGCCGACCCGGAGTACCCGCCGCTGCGCATCACGGAGGACTACGTCACCCAGCTGGAGCGGTGGTGCGATTCCTTCAACGAGGACCTGCCGTCGCTGAAGTCCTTCATCCTCCCGGGCGGCACGAAGGCCGGCGCGCTGCTGCATTCGGCGCGCGTCGTCGCCCGCCGGGCGGAGCGCAGGGCCTGGACCGCGGTGCGCGAATTCCCGGACACCACGTCGCCATGGCCGGCGAAATACCTCAACCGGCTGTCCGACCTGCTGTTTATCCTCTCCCGCGTCGCCAACGACGGCGATGACGTGCTGTGGGTGCCGGGCGGCGAACGCGGATCCGACTCCTCCACCCAAGGCAACGACGACGCGTGACGGCGGCCCGGCCCCCACGCCGACCCGTCGTCACGCGAAACACGCTGCGCGAAACCGCGCCCGCCGTCAGGGCAGGGCGCCGATGCGACGCGCGGCGTTGACGGCTTCATAGCGGGTGTGGGCGCCGAGCTTGCGCATCACCGACCGCAGGTAGGACTTCACGGTCTCGGCGCCGATGCCCATCTCCTCCGCCGCCTCGACGTTGGTGTGGCCCAACGCCACGCAGGCCAGGACGTCGAGCTCACGGGCCGACAGCTTCGTGGTCTGCTTCACCCGCACGGGCGTGACCATCTGGTCGCACAGTTCCTCGAGCTCCTGGCGCAGCTTCTCGTCGTCGACGCGGTTGGCCAGCATGCGCAGCTTCGAATGGGTGGAGCGCACCTGCTCCCACTCCGCGCCGTTCATGACGCGGCCGCCCTTGCCGCCGGAGGCTCGGTCCATGTTGCGGCACGCGTCGGCCACCGACAGATCCTGCTCCAGGCAGCGGGCGGTCATGGTGACCTCCTCGAGCACCTTGTCGCCCAGCCGCACCGACGAATGCACGCCCGCGTACAGCACGCCGCGCACCTGACGGGCCACGATGACCGGCACCGCGACGAGGGAATGCAGGCCCTCGTCCTTGATGTTCTGGTCGTACTCGTGGGTGATCACCTTCGCCCGGAGGTAGTCGCTGACGCCGACGGGCCGGCGGGTCGACATCACCCGGCCGCCGACGCCGGCACCGGATTCGACGATGAGGTTGTGCAACGCCGGGGTGCGCAGCCCCACCCAGTGGCTGATCTGCATCTTTCCGCCGTCGATCACGTCGGCGTACATGGTCACCGGGATCCCGGTCGCGTTCTTCAGGGTGACCAGAGACGACTTGACTACCTCGTCGTCGTCCAGAATTCGGTGGGGATCCATGAACGTGCCTCCTGCTGCCCTACCTGCCGCCCACCGCCAGGTGGCCCCGAGCGGGGGGCGCATTTCCGTACACCGGAAACTATACCCTCCAAAAGGGTGCCCCTGCATTGAGGCGATCCTCACAATTTTGGCGGATATCCCACCCCCGCGATACGGAAATATCTCCATTCGCGTTCCCGGGGTGACCGTCGCGGGCCCGTTTCCCACCCCCGGGGCATGCGGGGCGACCGGCGGAAACGGGGCGGGACCGGTCGTCGTCAAGCACATCCTGCTTGACGACGGCCGGCCCCGTACGACTTCGTCCCGGACTACCCGAGGCCGCCGATCAGCGCTCCCACTCGGGCTTGCGCTTGTCCGCGAAGGCGTTCATGCCCTCGTACTTGTCGGCGGTGGAGAACAGCGAGTAGAACACGCGGCGCTCGTAGTGGATGCCCTCGGTCAGCGTGGTCTCCAGCGCGCGGTCAACGGCGTCGGTGGCGATGTAGGACGCGGTCAGCGGCATGTTCGCCACCTTCTCCGCGATCTTCGCGACTTCCTCGGCGAAGCCCTCCAACGGCAGGATGCGCGACACCAGGCCCGAACGCTCGGCTTCCTCCGCGTCCATCATGCGGCCGGTGAGCACCAGATCCATGGCCTTGTACTTGCCCACGGCCTTGGTCAGGCGCTGCGAACCGCCCATGCCGGGGATGACGCCCAGGGTGATCTCCGGCTGACCGAACTTGGCGTTGTCCGCGGCCAGGATGATGTCGCCCATCATCGCCAGCTCGCAGCCGCCGCCCAGCGCGTAGCCGGACACCGCGGAAATGATCGGCGTGCGCACGCGGGACAGGCGATCCCAGCCGCCGAAAAGGTCGTCCAGGTAGACGTCCTTGTACGAAAGGTCCTTCATCTCCTTGATGTCGGCGCCGGCGGCGAAAGCCTTCTCGGAGCCGATGATCACGATGGCGCCGATGCCGTGGTCGCGGTCGAAGCCCTCCACCGCGTCGGCCAGCTCGTTCATCACCGTCGTGTTCAGCGCGTTGAGCGCCTTCGGGCGGTTCAGCGTGATCGTGGCCACGCGCCCCTCGACGGAGGTCAGGATGGTTTCGTAGGTGCCTTCGGACATTGGTTTTTCTAGTTCCTTTCGTCGGAGGCCGCGCCATCGGCCCGGGTCTGTTCAATGATGGCAGAAAAGTCCAGGCCGCCGTTGCCGTCCGCCAGGAATCGCGAGTAGAGCTCGCGGGCCAGCCGCCCCATCGGCGCCGAGGTGCCGGCGGTGTCCAGGGCGTGCTCGGCCAGGCCGAGGTCCTTGTCCATCAGGGCGGTGGCGAAGCCCGGCTTGAAACCGTTGTTCGCCGGCGACGTCGGCACCGGACCCGGAACCGGGCAGTTGACCGTCAACGCCCAGCAGGCGCCGGTGGAGTTGGAGACGACCTCGTGGAACGCCTCCGGGGTCAGGCCCAGCTTATCGCCGAGCAACATCGCCTCGCCGATGGCGATCTGTTCGACGGCCAGGACCATGTTGTTGCACACCTTCGCGGCCTGACCGGCGCCGGAGTCGCCGCAGTGCACGATGGAACGGCCCATGTGCTCGAGGACCGGGCGGGCGCGCTCGACGTCGGCCTCGTCGCCGCCGACCATGAAGGCCAACGTGCCCGCCGCCGCGCCCGAGATTCCCCCGGACACCGGGGCGTCGACGTGCCGGTGGCCGGCCGCCGCGACGCGGGCGGACAGCTCCCGGGCGTCGTCGACGGCGATCGTCGACGAATCGATGAACAGCGCCCCGGCCGGCGTGACCGGCAGCAGCTCGTCGTAGACGGCGCCGACGATCTTCCCGTTCGGCAGCATCGTCACCACGGCGTCGGCCGCCGCAACCGCGTCGACGGCGGATTCGTGGACGGTCACGCCTCCGTCGGCGGCGGTCTGGCGCGCCTCCGGCGACGGATCGGAGCCATGGACGTCAAGGCCCGCCTTGGCCAGGTTCACGGCCATCGGGCCGCCCATGTTGCCCAGGCCGATGACGGCCACGGTGCGGATGTCGGTGGTGCTCATCTGGATTCTCGCTCCTCGTGTGTGGGGGTGGGTCGTCGTCAAGCAATCGGTGCCGCAACGGAGCCGACCCGGACCGACCGGAGTCGGCGGGGCCGGCGGGGCCGGCGGGGCCGGAAGATCTGAAAGGTCTAGAAGGTCAGCGCGCCCTTGGCGGCGGCGCGACCGAGCATCATGCGCATGATTTCGTTGGTGCCCTCGAGGATCCGCATGACGCGCAGATCGCGGACGATGCGCTCGACGTCGTACTCCTCCAGGTAGCCGTAGCCGCCGTGCAACTGCAGGGCCTCGTCGGCGACGTGGAAACACGTCTCGGTGACGTGCAGCTTCGCCATCGCGCACGCCTCCGGGTACCCCGGGGCCTTCGTGTCCAGCGCATTGGCCGCATGCGACAGCATCAGACGCGACGACTGCAGGCCCGCTGCCATGTCGGCGATGCGGTGGCGCAGCGCATCATTGTCGATGAGCGTGCCGCCGAACGCCTTGCGGTCCCGCAGGTAGGACACCGCGCGGCCGAAGGCGAACTCCGCGCCGCCCAACGCACAGGCCGCGATGTTGATGCGGCCGCCGTTGAGACCCCGCATCGCCATGGTGAAGCCCTTGCCCAGGCCCCCCTCGCCGCCGATGAGGCGGTCGGCCGGGATGCGCACCCCGTCGAACATGACCTGCGCGGTCGGCTGATTGCGCCAGCCCATCTTCTTCTCGTTCGGGCCGAAGGACAGGCCCGGGGTGCCCTTGTCCACCAGGAACGCCGAGATGCCCTTCGCGCCCTCGGCGCCCGTGCGGGCCATGACCAGGTAGACGTCCGAGGCGCCGGCACCGGAGATGAACTGCTTCACGCCGTCGAGCACCCACTCGTCACCGTCCTTGACCGCGCGCGTCGACAGCGACGCCGCATCGGAACCGGCGTCGGGCTCGGTGAGGCAGTACGAACCCAAAACCTCCATCGACGCCAACCGCGGAACGAACTCCGCGCGCTGCTCCTCGGTGCCGAACTCGTCGACCATCCACGTCACCATGTTGTGGATCGACAGGAACGCCGACGTCACCGGGCAGCCGCGGGCGATGCGGTTGAACACCACCACGCCGTCGGAACGGGTCAGCCCCGTGCCTCCGTGGTCCTCGGAGCAGTAGAGGGCGCCGACGCCGAGCTCGGCCAGGCCGCGCATCTCGTCGACGGGGAAATGGTGGTTCGCGTCCCACTCGGCGGCGTACGGCGCAATGTGCTTGGCCACGTACGCGTCGATGGTGTCGGCGAGCATCTTCTGGTCTTCGGTGATCCAGGTCATGGGTGCCTTCCTGATCTTCCTTCGATTCCGGCGGGTGCCGTGATTCCGGCGGGTGCTTCGGTTCCTGCGGGCGGTTCCGGCGGTCAGGCGCCCAGGACCGGCATGTTGAAGGACGCGCCCTCGCGCGGGCCCTTCGGCCAGGTGGTGGTGATGGTCTTGGTGCGGGTGTAGAAGCGGAAGGCGTCCGGGCCGTGCTGGTTGAGGTCGCCGAATCCGGACCGCTTCCAGCCGCCGAAGGTGTGGAAGGCCACCGGGACCGGGATCGGGACGTTGACGCCGACCATGCCGACCTCGACGCGGGAGGCGAAGTCGCGGGCGGCGTCGCCGTCGCGGGTGAAGATGGCCACGCCGTTGCCGTACTCGTGCTCGTTCGGCAGGGCCAGGGCCTCCTCGTAGTCCTTGGCGCGGGCGATGCACAGCACGGGGCCGAAGATCTCCTCGTCGTAGCAGCGCATGCCGGGCTTGACGTTGTCGATGAGCGACGGGCCGATGAACAGGCCGTCGGCGAGCGACTCCCCCTCGAACTCGGCGTCGGTGGCGCCGGACTCGCGGCCGTCGATGACGACGGTGGCACCCTCGGACTCGGCGGAGCCGACGATGTCGCGGACGCGCTCGAGCGCCTGCGGGGTGATCAGCGGACCGTAGGAGGCGTCCGGGTCGAGGGAGTGGCCGACCTTGAGCTCCTTGATGCGCTCGACGAGGGCGTCGCGCAGGGCGTCGGCGACCTCGTCGCCGATCGGCACGGCGACGGAGATGGCCATGCACCGCTCGCCGGCGGAGCCGTACGCTGCGCCGATGAGCGCGTCGACGACGCGGTCGAGGTCGGCGTCCGGCATGATGATCATGTGGTTCTTCGCGCCGCCGAAGCACTGGGCGCGCTTGCCCAGCTTCGCGGATGTGACGTAGACGTGTTCGGCGACGGGGGTCGAGCCGACGAAGCCGATGGCCTTGACGTCGGGGTGCTCCAGCAGACCGTTGACGGCGTCGTGGGCGCCGTGGACGACGTTGAGCACGCCGGCCGGGCCGCCGGCCTCGAGGAAGAGCTTGGCCAGGGTGACCGGCACGGACGGGTCCTGCTCGGAGGGCTTGAGCACGAACGCGTTGCCGGCGGCGAGGGCGGGGCCGGCCTTCCACAGCGGGATCATGGCCGGGAAGTTGAACGGGGTGATGCCGGCGACCACGCCGAGGGGCTGGCGAACGGAATGGACGTCGACGCCGGTGCCGACGGATTCGGAGAACTCGCCCTTGAGCAGGTGCGGGGCGCCGAGGGAGAACTCGACGACCTCGAGGCCGCGCTGCAGGTCACCGTGGGCGTCGGCGAAGGTCTTGCCGTGCTCGAGCGAAAGGTCGCGGGCGATGTCGTCGGCGTTGGCGCGGATGAGGCGGATCCACTCGTTGAGGACGCGGGTGCGCTTC
Encoded proteins:
- the murA gene encoding UDP-N-acetylglucosamine 1-carboxyvinyltransferase, whose amino-acid sequence is MANERFLVKGGARLSGQVRVSGAKNSVLKLMGAALLAEGTTVLTNCPAIDDVPLMQKVLEGLGCTVEREGDVVRIDTPAELSPQADFDAVRQFRASVCVLGPLTARCRKAIVALPGGDAIGSRPLDMHQSGLEKLGARTYINHGCVVAEADGLTGGHISLDFPSVGATENILTAAVLAKGRTVLDNAAREPEIVDLCDMLVAMGARIQGAGSNTITVDGVEKLTPTQHEVVGDRIVAGTWAYAAAMTGGDVTVGGISPAHLHLALEKLKNAGAQVETYGSGFRVRMEGRAKAVNYQTLPFPGFPTDLQPMAIALAAVSEGVSVLTENVFESRFRFVDEMIRLGTDATVDGHHVMIRGKERLSSAPVWSSDIRAGAGLVLAGLCTEPGDVTEVHDVYHIDRGYPTFVETLNSLGADIERVR
- a CDS encoding enoyl-CoA hydratase — encoded protein: MSEGTYETILTSVEGRVATITLNRPKALNALNTTVMNELADAVEGFDRDHGIGAIVIIGSEKAFAAGADIKEMKDLSYKDVYLDDLFGGWDRLSRVRTPIISAVSGYALGGGCELAMMGDIILAADNAKFGQPEITLGVIPGMGGSQRLTKAVGKYKAMDLVLTGRMMDAEEAERSGLVSRILPLEGFAEEVAKIAEKVANMPLTASYIATDAVDRALETTLTEGIHYERRVFYSLFSTADKYEGMNAFADKRKPEWER
- a CDS encoding cob(I)yrinic acid a,c-diamide adenosyltransferase, giving the protein MSVHLTRIYTRTGDDGTTGLSDFSRVPKDDPRLEAYADCDEANAAIGQVLALGEPSEDIAAVLRHIQNDLFDAGADLATPIEADPEYPPLRITEDYVTQLERWCDSFNEDLPSLKSFILPGGTKAGALLHSARVVARRAERRAWTAVREFPDTTSPWPAKYLNRLSDLLFILSRVANDGDDVLWVPGGERGSDSSTQGNDDA
- the mmsB gene encoding 3-hydroxyisobutyrate dehydrogenase, producing MSTTDIRTVAVIGLGNMGGPMAVNLAKAGLDVHGSDPSPEARQTAADGGVTVHESAVDAVAAADAVVTMLPNGKIVGAVYDELLPVTPAGALFIDSSTIAVDDARELSARVAAAGHRHVDAPVSGGISGAAAGTLAFMVGGDEADVERARPVLEHMGRSIVHCGDSGAGQAAKVCNNMVLAVEQIAIGEAMLLGDKLGLTPEAFHEVVSNSTGACWALTVNCPVPGPVPTSPANNGFKPGFATALMDKDLGLAEHALDTAGTSAPMGRLARELYSRFLADGNGGLDFSAIIEQTRADGAASDERN
- a CDS encoding acyl-CoA dehydrogenase family protein, with protein sequence MTWITEDQKMLADTIDAYVAKHIAPYAAEWDANHHFPVDEMRGLAELGVGALYCSEDHGGTGLTRSDGVVVFNRIARGCPVTSAFLSIHNMVTWMVDEFGTEEQRAEFVPRLASMEVLGSYCLTEPDAGSDAASLSTRAVKDGDEWVLDGVKQFISGAGASDVYLVMARTGAEGAKGISAFLVDKGTPGLSFGPNEKKMGWRNQPTAQVMFDGVRIPADRLIGGEGGLGKGFTMAMRGLNGGRINIAACALGGAEFAFGRAVSYLRDRKAFGGTLIDNDALRHRIADMAAGLQSSRLMLSHAANALDTKAPGYPEACAMAKLHVTETCFHVADEALQLHGGYGYLEEYDVERIVRDLRVMRILEGTNEIMRMMLGRAAAKGALTF
- the ramA gene encoding acetate metabolism transcriptional regulator RamA encodes the protein MDPHRILDDDEVVKSSLVTLKNATGIPVTMYADVIDGGKMQISHWVGLRTPALHNLIVESGAGVGGRVMSTRRPVGVSDYLRAKVITHEYDQNIKDEGLHSLVAVPVIVARQVRGVLYAGVHSSVRLGDKVLEEVTMTARCLEQDLSVADACRNMDRASGGKGGRVMNGAEWEQVRSTHSKLRMLANRVDDEKLRQELEELCDQMVTPVRVKQTTKLSARELDVLACVALGHTNVEAAEEMGIGAETVKSYLRSVMRKLGAHTRYEAVNAARRIGALP
- a CDS encoding CoA-acylating methylmalonate-semialdehyde dehydrogenase, with the protein product MTIRIPHIIGGEEVHADGATMDVTIPSTGAVRGTVGLADRALVDRAVANAKEAQKDWGAWSPLKRTRVLNEWIRLIRANADDIARDLSLEHGKTFADAHGDLQRGLEVVEFSLGAPHLLKGEFSESVGTGVDVHSVRQPLGVVAGITPFNFPAMIPLWKAGPALAAGNAFVLKPSEQDPSVPVTLAKLFLEAGGPAGVLNVVHGAHDAVNGLLEHPDVKAIGFVGSTPVAEHVYVTSAKLGKRAQCFGGAKNHMIIMPDADLDRVVDALIGAAYGSAGERCMAISVAVPIGDEVADALRDALVERIKELKVGHSLDPDASYGPLITPQALERVRDIVGSAESEGATVVIDGRESGATDAEFEGESLADGLFIGPSLIDNVKPGMRCYDEEIFGPVLCIARAKDYEEALALPNEHEYGNGVAIFTRDGDAARDFASRVEVGMVGVNVPIPVPVAFHTFGGWKRSGFGDLNQHGPDAFRFYTRTKTITTTWPKGPREGASFNMPVLGA